The Drosophila nasuta strain 15112-1781.00 chromosome 2R, ASM2355853v1, whole genome shotgun sequence genome segment ttttttggtttttgaaataaatgaagtaTAAAGttatgcttattaataatgttACATTATctcatttccatttaattagTTTCTTAGCTATTGCGACACTCTTCATGGAATGGTTCAAGTGTGCGCAAATCTCGCCACGTTGGTGGCAATCCATTGGCTATGTATTTGCTGCAACGCTTGCAGGGCTCTAGGAATAGCTTGATGTGACTGTTGAGCCAAGTCACATAGCTCTTCACCGCCAGATCGGGCAACGTGGGTGAGAAGAAATGAAGCATCGCAGAGTGCGCATGCTCCTGCACCTTGCGGAACACCTCATAACGCGACTCGGCCCAGAGATCTTCGTGGTCCAGCTGCTCGTCGTAACCCTTGATGGTCACCCACTCGATGAGGACGCCCTTGAAGACAATGGCCGCTTTGAGGACGTTGCTGATGGTGACCATGGCAACTGCATTGGAGCCAAATGGTCGGAATACTTTATAGAACGTATGCGGCGGATGATTGATTTCGCTTAATAGTTTCTCAATGTGGCTGAAAGAAAGGAATACggtttgttattattatatatattaaaaaaaaaaccaatttgGATTTAAGCAATTACTCTGGGTCATTGTTGAAGGAGGAGAAGGGCAATCGTTGTCGCTTTTGTGAGCAATAGTTGTAAGAACGTCGCAGAGTGTTTTGATTGAGGTTATTAAAGGCGAGAAAGCTGTGATCGTGCACTTTATCAATCCATTTATAGCTGTTCACAAGCTGCGGATAAAGCGCCTGACGATCCTGGGACGTCTCCTGGGCGAGGAACGTTGTGTTGCCCAAATGATAGGCTGTTGGGGGGCACCTGTAAGCCATTTATCAGCTGCTCCACTTCACTACAAATATATTGAACCCATTATTAATGTTAAAGATGCCTTAatctaatatataaattttaccGCAACTGCGAATTAATTGCTCCAAAGCGGTCTTGAAAATCATGGACAAACTTGTTGCGACTTTCATCGACGCCTTCACCGTCAGTGCCGTCGGCCAGATGCTCAAAGCATTGTCTGACATTGGCACGAAGATTTTTGACCGCCGTTAatgttaaattcaatttatccATTTGTTTCTGCAACCGGTTGTTTTTCCttgcaaaattgtttatatgcCAATCAAGCAAAAACAGTGAGGCCGGCAGTCAAgttcgaaaaaaaatacattgtgctaagaaaaatatactagaatcTATTATGGCTTTGTACGTTTCTTAACAATATGATGCAAGATTGGTCTACTGTATTTATAAGTACCTTAAGTTAATCTAGTgccttatttatttaaaagtttttttttattactaatCAATTAGatgtttataaattataatttaaatattatatattctattaCAGCTTTCTGCAGAATAGTTGGCAACGCTAAATAGA includes the following:
- the LOC132784353 gene encoding LOW QUALITY PROTEIN: mediator of RNA polymerase II transcription subunit 27 (The sequence of the model RefSeq protein was modified relative to this genomic sequence to represent the inferred CDS: deleted 1 base in 1 codon), with the protein product MDKLNLTLTAVKNLRANVRQCFEHLADGTDGEGVDESRNKFVHDFQDRFGAINSQLREVEQLINGLQVPPTAYHLGNTTFLAQETSQDRQALYPQLVNSYKWIDKVHDHSFLAFNNLNQNTLRRSYNYCSQKRQRLPFSSFNNDPDHIEKLLSEINHPPHTFYKVFRPFGSNAVAMVTISNVLKAAIVFKGVLIEWVTIKGYDEQLDHEDLWAESRYEVFRKVQEHAHSAMLHFFSPTLPDLAVKSYVTWLNSHIKLFLEPCKRCSKYIANGLPPTWRDLRTLEPFHEECRNS